One genomic window of Salvia miltiorrhiza cultivar Shanhuang (shh) chromosome 4, IMPLAD_Smil_shh, whole genome shotgun sequence includes the following:
- the LOC131019379 gene encoding uncharacterized protein LOC131019379 isoform X4, with translation MVTRFHVRSLLITKLLLLSAFSHSRGVVSIFAPEGHLRRILRFEPYLKSACKRFIMELHPTFKYTEVMQKNYEVLLVWIN, from the exons ATGGTGACCCGATTTCACGTACGCTCCTTGCTCATCACCAAGTTGCTTCTCTTATCGGCGTTCTCTCACTCCCGCGGCGTCGTTTCCATCTTTGCTCCAGAGGGCCATCTCCGACGAATTCTCCGATTTGAGCCTTACCTGAAAAGCGCCTGCAAGAGATTCATCATGGAGCTGCACCCTACCTTCAAGTACACCGAG GTTATGCAAAAAAATTATGAAGTTCTATTAG TATGGATCAACTGA
- the LOC131019379 gene encoding uncharacterized protein LOC131019379 isoform X2, whose protein sequence is MVTRFHVRSLLITKLLLLSAFSHSRGVVSIFAPEGHLRRILRFEPYLKSACKRFIMELHPTFKYTEVMQKNYEVLLAKEHVVGWYSTGPKLKENDLNIHGLFN, encoded by the exons ATGGTGACCCGATTTCACGTACGCTCCTTGCTCATCACCAAGTTGCTTCTCTTATCGGCGTTCTCTCACTCCCGCGGCGTCGTTTCCATCTTTGCTCCAGAGGGCCATCTCCGACGAATTCTCCGATTTGAGCCTTACCTGAAAAGCGCCTGCAAGAGATTCATCATGGAGCTGCACCCTACCTTCAAGTACACCGAG GTTATGCAAAAAAATTATGAAGTTCTATTAG CCAAGGAGCATGTTGTCGGTTGGTATAGTACTGGCCCAAAACTGAAGGAGAATGACCTAAATATTCATGGACTTTTCAACTA G
- the LOC131019379 gene encoding uncharacterized protein LOC131019379 isoform X3, which yields MVTRFHVRSLLITKLLLLSAFSHSRGVVSIFAPEGHLRRILRFEPYLKSACKRFIMELHPTFKYTEVMQKNYEVLLGFLIITTMNKCFPCSEE from the exons ATGGTGACCCGATTTCACGTACGCTCCTTGCTCATCACCAAGTTGCTTCTCTTATCGGCGTTCTCTCACTCCCGCGGCGTCGTTTCCATCTTTGCTCCAGAGGGCCATCTCCGACGAATTCTCCGATTTGAGCCTTACCTGAAAAGCGCCTGCAAGAGATTCATCATGGAGCTGCACCCTACCTTCAAGTACACCGAG GTTATGCAAAAAAATTATGAAGTTCTATTAG GCTTCTTGATCATAACTACCATGAATAAATGTTTTCCATGTTCAGAAGAATAA
- the LOC131019379 gene encoding uncharacterized protein LOC131019379 isoform X1, translating to MVTRFHVRSLLITKLLLLSAFSHSRGVVSIFAPEGHLRRILRFEPYLKSACKRFIMELHPTFKYTEVMQKNYEVLLAKEHVVGWYSTGPKLKENDLNIHGLFNYT from the exons ATGGTGACCCGATTTCACGTACGCTCCTTGCTCATCACCAAGTTGCTTCTCTTATCGGCGTTCTCTCACTCCCGCGGCGTCGTTTCCATCTTTGCTCCAGAGGGCCATCTCCGACGAATTCTCCGATTTGAGCCTTACCTGAAAAGCGCCTGCAAGAGATTCATCATGGAGCTGCACCCTACCTTCAAGTACACCGAG GTTATGCAAAAAAATTATGAAGTTCTATTAG CCAAGGAGCATGTTGTCGGTTGGTATAGTACTGGCCCAAAACTGAAGGAGAATGACCTAAATATTCATGGACTTTTCAACTA